A single window of Triplophysa rosa linkage group LG20, Trosa_1v2, whole genome shotgun sequence DNA harbors:
- the nhsb gene encoding actin remodeling regulator NHS isoform X3: protein MPTLPSTHKLRRREQRGRYSRLERNIRESDVQTIQRKEKPAKEADIKPVLRKAGTNTETDGEIPALNHRPKCPVPNVPTTLDKQTNLCKALPLLTPEERLKNESQVISSCIIPINVSGVGFDREASARCSLVHSQSVLQRRRKLRRRKTITGIPKRVQQDMDSDESPVARERTVIIHANPHNSLWHEDLSLSGRVLHTKDSGCQTDDFLIAAPSRRRIRAQRGQGIPASLSHSTGNITSLPDRSDTVYAAASATRVRSRSLPREGGRLLDEDQDDSDEDDDDEEEEDELSPYEAEDFLPGPGQRIPKDEEESTDDQAMPELQFGSLKHTQHSGSPDHSWNERGRSRLPRKVDMGSCEISSSSDTFSSPIHSTSTTGVLGGQIDHKEDHQSSSGNWSGSSSTCPSQTSETIPPAASPPLTGSSHCDSELSLNTGSHVIDDTTGFIIDPYHIDKPQGQGHRSHSFTSSATDQMDDAGVSTASDGEWNCTQDQQDQPCPQDFSPNYSREDESGVSCPSYSSGETYESFSEQASTGKSETRYIVDTEGFYSSMHFDCGLKGSRSYYNYAANDPDCGPSGNIAPGMGEYPELEFKATRTLGRPCLSLRKPKAKPPPPKRSSSLKETSCGVNVLEENEPKITSELPLPLSSREMKLQLDLAGSVGHLDAAGLESLGAWGVDNVRDILDCSSPFSSSDTHSFKDEGAVQADYADLWLHNDLKSNDPYRSVSNSSTPTGTTVIECIKTPESAETQACQPRSRPTSPTLPPPEGDVKLGSPEKLAGLASPSSGYSSQSETPTSSFPSAFFPGPLSPNTGKRKPKVPERKSSLCSLQQTQLSVRDSYRRENDFQTVPPSHLDLSALHSKHFTHRNQMYILHQNKQKAAVAAAAAAEARSAAAAAAAVARAAAESCTTAAAASTKESAPCPPPSSAHLAITPNVLRAVQLRSISRPLNGNQGYDLGNLNPATRPKCPTVITDATLSGNRHNRKPPAYKPPAAQICESQVPPAVENVEEVRIRQQRLGPGTYWAMTAFRTPVDPNTEKDDSSARLFEGTEMHSSQQEQDRRWYPDEQLTSPERLKQKLSQLLRSDLSAEPMSLASTMPPPAYSEIQRSIFVPCNSPDKVPVSTQKASHTYTISDVLGREEEYGTSGVATRSASQDIREKESTPDTEDYFSKDSTPSDNSSSPLTDDSKTDDDSVFPSPNKLRTTEDLFAMIHRSKRKVLGWKDSGEMNVNSRPGVVPATAPVSTPTVCPVTPAATVSPNISQRASGPIYRSAKKSSTSSEEFKLLLLKKGSRTDSSYRMSATEILKSPITPKSQGELLLDAATQPEEPTQPVQDSTCGDTLPNPLPKANSEGFSPKTLTMSAASRQGRSRIPPAANSSRYSTRSRLYTAPMQAISEGETENSDGSPHDDRSS from the exons ATGCCAACCCTCCCCTCCACTCACAAACTCAGAAGGCGTGAGCAGAGGGGCCGATACTCACGCCTG GAGAGGAACATTAGGGAGAGTGATGTTCAGACTATCCAGAGAAAG GAGAAGCCAGCCAAGGAGGCTGACATCAAACCAGTCCTCAGAAAG GCTGGTACCAACACAGAAACAGATGGAGAAATACCGGCATTGAACCACAGGCCTAAATGTCCTGTTCCCAATGTCCCTACAACCCTGGACAAACAGACCAACTTGTGCAAAGCTCTGCCTCTTCTTACACCAGAGGAGAGATTGAAGAATGAGTCTCAAGTGATTTCCTCGTGTATCATTCCCATCAATGTCTCGG GTGTTGGATTTGACAGAGAAGCCAGTGCTCGCTGCTCTCTTGTTCACTCACAGTCAGTTCTACAGAGGCGAAGGAAACTCAGGAGGCGAAAAACGATCACTGGCATCCCCAAACGAGTACAACAAGACATGG ATTCGGATGAATCACCTGTGGCCAGAGAGAGAACAGTGATTATTCATGCCAATCCACACAACTCACTGTGGCATGAGGATTTATCCCTGAGTGGCCGAGTATTGCACACCAAAGACTCTGGCTGCCAGACAGACGACTTCCTGATCGCTGCTCCATCCCGGAGGCGTATCCGTGCCCAAAGGGGACAAGGAATACCAGCTTCTCTTTCACACTCCACAGGAAACATCACCTCCCTTCCGGATCGCTCGGATACTGTTTATGCCGCAGCATCAGCTACACGCGTCCGCTCTAGAAGTTTACCCCGTGAGGGTGGCAGGCTTCTGGATGAGGATCAAGATGACAGTGATGAGGATGACGATGACGAAGAGGAAGAGGATGAGCTCTCTCCTTATGAGGCAGAGGACTTCTTGCCTGGTCCGGGACAGAGAATTCCAAAGGATGAAGAGGAAAGTACGGATGACCAGGCTATGCCAGAGCTCCAGTTTGGCAGTCTCAAGCATACGCAGCACTCCGGGAGCCCTGACCACTCATGGAACGAGAGAGGCAGATCTAGGCTACCACGCAAAGTTGACATGGGGAGCTGTGAGATCTCCTCCAGCTCAGATACTTTCAGCAGTCCCATTCACTCTACCTCTACCACAGGAGTGCTTGGAGGCCAAATCGACCACAAAGAGGACCACCAGTCCTCAAGCGGCAACTGGAGTGGAAGCAGCTCCACATGCCCGTCACAGACTTCTGAGACTATTCCACCTGCTGCCTCACCTCCCCTGACTGGATCTTCACACTGTGATTCAGAACTTTCCCTCAATACCGGATCCCATGTCATTGATGACACCACTGGCTTTATAATTGACCCCTACCACATAGACAAGCCGCAAGGACAGGGCCACAGATCCCATTCTTTTACCTCATCAGCTACTGATCAGATGGATGATGCAGGGGTCAGTACTGCCAGTGATGGTGAGTGGAACTGCACCCAGGACCAGCAAGATCAACCCTGCCCCCAAGATTTCAGCCCAAACTATTCCAGAGAGGATGAAAGTGGTGTCAGCTGTCCCAGTTATTCCAGCGGGGAAACTTATGAGAGCTTCAGCGAACAAGCATCCACTGGGAAATCAGAGACAAGGTATATCGTTGACACCGAAGGATTCTATTCCTCAATGCACTTTGATTGTGGTCTTAAGGGTAGCAGAAGCTACTACAACTATGCAGCCAATGACCCCGACTGTGGCCCGAGTGGGAACATAGCACCTGGCATGGGGGAATACCCTGAGTTGGAATTTAAAGCAACCAGGACATTAGGGAGACCATGTCTCTCCTTGAGAAAACCAAAGGCCAAGCCACCCCCACCAAAACGTAGCTCTTCATTAAAGGAAACAAGCTGTGGTGTGAACGTTCTGGAGGAGAACGAACCAAAGATTACTAGCGAGCTGCCACTGCCCTTGTCTTCCAGGGAGATGAAACTGCAGCTGGACTTGGCCGGTTCTGTAGGGCACCTTGATGCTGCGGGTCTCGAGTCGCTTGGTGCATGGGGAGTGGACAACGTCAGGGATATACTTGACTGCTCCTCTCCGTTTAGTTCCTCGGACACACATTCCTTCAAGGACGAAGGTGCTGTGCAAGCAGACTATGCAGACCTCTGGCTCCACAATGACTTGAAATCGAATGACCCATACAGGTCCGTGTCCAACTCTAGCACTCCTACAGGCACAACTGTTATCGAATGCATCAAGACGCCGGAAAGTGCAGAAACGCAAGCCTGCCAACCCAGGTCTAGGCCTACTTCCCCAACTCTTCCTCCACCTGAGGGTGATGTCAAGCTGGGTTCCCCTGAAAAGCTGGCGGGCTTAGCGTCTCCTTCCAGTGGATATTCCAGTCAATCCGAGACGCCTACATCTTCCTTCCCCTCCGCTTTCTTCCCGGGGCCTCTGTCTCCAAACACCGGCAAGAGGAAACCCAAAGTCCCTGAAAGGAAGTCCTCACTTTGTTCCTTGCAACAGACACAGCTTTCAGTCAGAGACTCCTATAGGAGGGAAAATGACTTCCAGACCGTACCCCCTAGTCACCTCGACCTAAGTGCTCTTCACAGCAAACATTTCACTCACAGAAATCAGATGTACATCCTCCACCAGAATAAGCAGAAAGCTGCCGTAGCTGCAGCTGCGGCTGCAGAAGCCCGTAGCGCAGCCGCGGCCGCTGCTGCAGTTGCTCGCGCTGCTGCAGAATCTTGCACTACTGCAGCCGCCGCATCTACTAAAGAGAGTGCGCCATGTCCACCGCCTAGTTCAGCACATTTGGCCATCACTCCAAATGTTCTCAGAGCAGTGCAACTGCGATCTATTAGTAGACCACTTAACGGGAACCAAGGGTATGATCTTGGCAACTTAAATCCAGCTACACGCCCCAAGTGTCCCACAGTGATAACAGATGCAACACTTTCTGGCAACAGGCACAACAGAAAACCACCAGCTTACAAACCCCCTGCGGCACAGATCTGCGAGTCACAGGTTCCACCTGCGGTGGAAAACGTTGAGGAGGTAAGAATAAGACAACAGAGGCTTGGTCCTGGTACTTACTGGGCAATGACCGCTTTCAGAACACCTGTAGACCCTAATACTGAAAAAGATGACTCGTCGGCAAGATTATTTGAAGGTACTGAGATGCACAGCTCTCAGCAGGAACAAGACCGCAGATGGTACCCAGATGAGCAACTGACATCACCAGAGAGACTTAAACAAAAACTTAGTCAACTATTAAGGTCAGACCTTTCAGCAGAGCCCATGTCTCTGGCCAGCACAATGCCGCCCCCAGCTTACAGCGAGATCCAGAGGAGCATTTTTGTACCGTGCAACAGTCCTGACAAAGTGCCTGTTTCAACTCAAAAGGCATCGCACACTTACACAATCAGCGATGTGCTAGGCAGAGAGGAGGAATATGGGACATCAGGTGTCGCAACCAGAAGTGCCTCACAGGACATAAGAGAGAAAGAGTCGACCCCAGACACAGAGGACTACTTTAGCAAGG ATTCAACTCCTAGTGACAATTCATCCTCTCCTTTGACGGATGACTCCAAAACTGATGATGATAGTGTTTTCCCATCCCCTAACAAACTACGCACAACTGAAGATCTCTTTGCAATGATACACAG ATCTAAACGGAAAGTGCTTGGATGGAAAGATTCCGGGGAGATGAACGTAAATAGTCGGCCCGGTGTAGTACCTGCAACAGCTCCCGTCAGTACTCCTACTGTATGCCCAGTTACACCCGCAGCCACAGTCTCCCCAAACATCTCCCAGCGAGCCTCAGGACCCATCTACAGGAGTGCCAAAAAGTCCAGCACATCCAGTGAGGAGTTCAAACTCCTGCTGCTAAAGAAGGGTAGTCGTACAGACTCGAGTTACCGCATGTCTGCAACAGAGATCCTTAAGAGCCCCATCACACCCAAATCCCAAGGAGAGCTGCTTTTAGATGCTGCAACGCAACCAGAGGAGCCCACCCAACCCGTACAGGATTCCACTTGCGGTGATACACTTCCAAACCCGTTACCTAAGGCCAACAGCGAGGGATTCTCCCCAAAAACGCTGACCATGTCAGCGGCCTCCAGACAGGGACGGTCCAGAATTCCACCTGCGGCGAATAGCAGCCGCTATAGTACGCGGAGTCGGCTTTACACAGCTCCGATGCAGGCCATATCTGAAGGAGAGACTGAGAACTCGGATGGTAGTCCACACGATGACCGCTCTTCTTAG